Within Solea solea chromosome 1, fSolSol10.1, whole genome shotgun sequence, the genomic segment TCATGCATAATCAGCTGCTTCTCACACTCACCCCGCGCTCTCCAGACTTGGCGTTGAACTTCACCGTCTTTAACCTCgccctctctttcttctccacCCTGTGGTTCGACGAGacaaaaggtcagaggtcacacatcGTGCAGGCACAAGTCCATGGCATTGTTCTGCCTGTTAGacttcactcactctcacactaaaCCTCATAGAGcagcggggacacaggagctgctggtcctttgctgcctcgtgtggtcactttgtgtcactgagttaagtctaaatgaaatatttcaaatgccaaattcattaaaatcagacattagaacttagtgatggacgcagcagaggatcaacagctcctgtgtgtgtgatgttaaaatcagtgattttaacatgaggtttggtgtgtgagagagtgtgtgtgtgtgagagagagtgagtgcgtgCTTTACAaaccttttttcattttttttcaagcagaatgaaaaacctgaactacacctttaaaaaacaacaatgagtcAACTGACCGTCTCTTGCTGGGGATCACGCCCACTTCCTCCACCTCGCCCTGAGCGGTCAGCTGACGCGCCTGCCACCACTCGTCATCGGACGCGTTCACCACGTGAAGGATGTCGCCGAACTTAAAGTTGAGACCCTGACTGGGCAGACCCGAGTCTCTGGTCTTATCATAGTCAAAGAGAGCTctacgtgcgcacacacacacacaaacacacaccattaCTACTTAAAcgcacattttcaaaaacaatttaCCTGGATTTGTTCCCGATGTGACTTTGAAATTATATTAACAAAGATACTAAATTTCGAATTGTTTTTCCGAATGAACTAaaagaaacagacttttattctgaaaactgtTGGGTTGAGTTTAAAAGcatggatgaacagaaactgagacttttagtTTGAAAATTGTAGgctgtgttttaaaatgaacaaaaagaaacagacttttattctgaaaactgtGGGGTTGTTTTTAAGCATGGGTGATCAGAAACTGagagttttactttgaaaattgTAGGGTGtggatgaacaaaaaaaacagacttttattctgaaaaaagtGGGGTTGTTTTTAAgcgtggatgaacagaaactgatacttttattttgaaaatacagaGATACTATCCATGTATTGAGCAGGTCAGTCCTCTGAAATCCTCACCTGACGTACAGCGACCTCTTCTGGCTGGTGCGCAGAGAACCGGACCCTGAGCTGATGCTGCTGTTCATCATCTGCTCCCTCAGGTCGTGGATCTTTGCTTCAAAGCGGCTGTAATCTGAAACACAGACACCAGAGGTCACCAGAGGTCATCACATCACAATATTTAACCTGtgctcgtctgtgtgtgtgtcaccctcTGGCCTGTAGTGGGCGATGATGGTCACCGTCTGTCCGGCGTTCTTCAGGGCGGCGGCGGCCTGTTCGTGGGTGGCGCTACGCAGATCTACGCCGTTCACCTGAAAACACCCACAGCCCACGGTTACTATAACACTGGTGTACTTGTGAGGTCCTTGAACTATTGACAGGCGACCTTGTTTGTGGGGACGTGTGGTTGTGAGGACGTCTGAGTGGTCCTCACAACCACAGTAGTTATGGAAGCGCCTGTGCTCTGGAGCTCCATCTAGTGGACATCCTAATGGACGTCATCGAGCTACAGGCGGCTTTTCTGACTGCTACGCTGTGAAGGAGGAGTTTAGAACAAATACCTTGTGTACACTCCTTTCAATGGGAGGGGAATTggtattggtgtgtgtgtgtgtgtgtgtgtacacactgaTACAAGTCTGTCTCCTTTCCTCAGCTCGCCGCACAGGTCAGCTGGTCCTCCGGCGAGGATGAAGGAGATGAAGATTCCCTCTCCGTCCTCGCCGCCCACGATGTTAAAGCCGAGGCCGGTCGCTCCTCGGTGCAGCACCACCTTCCTCGGCTCTCTGTGGGAGGAgacagcagctgtcaatcactcctCCAAGGGTCACATGGCCAACACTGTTTAATTtcaatagacaaaaaaaaaacaggaagtgacatcagagTCAGAATGTGATCTCACCGCGTGACATCATCATCTCCCAGCATGCTCTTCGGGGTCGGGGAGTAGCGTCCCGATGGTGCTGGCGGTGGGAGGGGCTGACCCAGGAAGGGGGGCGGGCTGATATGGTTCTCCATGTGCTGTGAGTACGctacaaacagacagacaaacaaaaaattgATTGAGATTAGCTCGATGGTTAACACTGAGACAAAGCAGGACAAAGGACAGATGGACAGGTGGAGGACAGAtgaaggacatgaggacagatggACAGGAAGACAGAtgaaggacatgaggacagatggACAGGAAGACAGAtgaaggacatgaggacagatggACAGGAAGACAAAtgaaggacatgaggacagatggACTGGAAGACAGATGGAGGACAGATGAAGGATAGGTGGACAGATGGGGGACAGATGGAGGACATGAGAACAGATGGACATATGGAGAACATGAGGACAGGTTGGGGACAGGTGAAGGACAGATGGAAGACAGGTGGGGGACAGGTGGAGGACATGCTCACAGTTGGTGAGGTCTGGTGGAGCAAAGCTCTCGTTCATGAAGACACTGTTGGGTTTGGCCACTTTTAAGTAAACCACGTCTGGAGTGTTTTTCAGGGCAGTGACGGCGTGTTCGTGGCTCACTTCCTCCAGACACGCACTGTTCACCTGCAAccatcacaaaataaaagttagacttttattttgaaatgtttttttcacagtttcctcGTCTGACTATGAATCTGTTCTTCTATAatcttgattttatttttattaagtgGTTTTTCTTTAAACGTTAGCTTCAGTAATGACAGTAACATAGTTTGCTCACTTTAGTGATCTTTAAAACATGCACGTTTTGTTTGTAACATAGTTATCATGTTGTTATTTTACTGTAACCGCGTCATCTCTGCTGACATACAGAGTCAACAGGAAGTAGGGGGGCGTGGCCACATGCTTACAGCCAGCAGCTTGTCTCCGATCTGCAGCCGCCCGTCTTTGTGTGCGGCTCCTCCCTCAATGATCTTGGTGACGTAGATGCTGTTGTCGCCTGGGATGTGCTGGTTCCCGACTCCGCCCGCGATGCTGAAGCCCAGACCTGCACcacaccaggaccaggactcaGTGAGATTAAAACCACCACCACACCCGTCCCACCACCGTCACCAAGGTTACCTTTGGGTCCCTTCACCAGTTTGATCTCCATCACTTTCTCGGACACAGGTTTCCTGCGGCGGACGTAGAGTCGGACGAGTGAGCCCGCCTCCTTCAGGGCCTCCACGGCACGGCTGTGGGTCACATCTCGTACGTCCACCTCGTTGACCCTCAGGATGACGTCGTTCACcctgaaacaacagcagcaacacagtcGTCCTGAGACTgagcacgcacgcgcacacgcacacacaccaaacctcataaaGAAAgggacagaggagctgctggtctactgttgcctcatgtggtcactttgtgtgaCTGAGGTcaatatgaatgaataattaaaaatgccGAATTTTACttaatcagacatttgaacttagtgatggagacagcagtggatcaacaactcctgtgtagAGTTCCCAACGGGGTACGGTCCGAAAAATTCTGCAAATAAGGCGGGTCAGGTCGGGCCTCaggcttccttttttcccctcataaaacacatttcttgcagttTGTAAATTATATGTTGATTGATGTGAATCAATCAACTGGATGAAAGAGACTGGTGCTGCGTctgcgtcagcagcagcagcagcagcagccgctcccgctgcaaataaaacaccGCGCTTCGTtcaatgggaaaatgtattTCGGGCTGGGTCAGGTTTGGGCGGACAATGGACAATTCATGCTGGTATGTCAGGCCGATTCAGACCCACGGGCTGGGTCGGGtcgggttgtaattttcaggccaGTTGAGAATtctactcctgtgtgtgtgtgtgtgcgtgtgtgtgcgtgtgtgtgtgtgtgtgtgtgtgacgttaaaatcagtgattttttcactgaggtttggtgtgagagagtgagtgtttacaaacttcactttcctgttggaaaagtctgtgagAGCCCAAagcccatcatcatcatcatcatcatcacctggaTCAGGTGTGTCACACTGATACATTATGAATAAAGCAGTGAAAGGCAGTGCCACACAGCAGGGTAATCTGGGTAATAGACACCATTCTGAAAGTAAACGTGTTGTTttaaagcttgtgtgtgtgtgtgggtgcgtgtgtgcgtgcggggACCTGAGACGTGCATCCTGGGCGGCCGCTCCTCCTGCGATGACTTTGGTGATGAAGATACTGGGGTCTTCACCGATGTGTGGGTTGTCCGTGCCGCCCGCGATGCTGAAGCCCAAACCCGAGTTGCCCTggaaaccaaaaacacaccaaTCAATGACATGGATCAGTGTTTAAACGATCATTCAAACGTGTTCTTACCCTCTCCAGTGTGATTTCCTCATACTCATAATCAGCCTCTGTCCCGttcacctgcaaacacacacaactattACTATTGCACTGCTATTGGCTGAtggcagctgtcaatcactctggTGTCTACTAATATATATTTGGTGTGGACTCACGTATGGGGGCGTGTCCAGACTGTCCGAGTTGACCACCAAAGGAGCAGGATTGGCCTGAGGAGAGAGGACACGTCATCGACGCCACGCCCCCAAAATCAAACCACACCCACATGTCATCAGCAACTGCTCCCCCAGAGCTCCACCCCCAcaatcacatgcacacacaactgcagtcagacaggaagtgagcagCGAGGACAGTCGTACGTACACAGCACTGACACACGAAGACAACAAGCAAagtccctccccctcccttttcttcttctagacccttcagtcagtcactcagtcactcagtcactcactcgaACGGTGGAGCCAGATAAGCTTTCAAAAGTCATACAAGGGAAACATGGAATTTCTTTCTACTTCAGCAGCGGCTGAGAGATATGAAGAGAACGTGAGGAGATGAAAGAGAACGTGGAGATGAAAGACAGAGAACGTgaagatgaaagagagagaacaaggagatgaaggagagagaaaacgtggagatgaaggagagagaaCATGGAGATGAAAGAGAACGTGGAGatgaaacagacagagaacatgGAGATGAAGGATTGAGAGAAcgtggagatggagagagaacgTGGAGATGAAAGACACAGACAACGTGGAGATGAAGGCGAGAGAGAACGtggagatgaaggagagagaacatggagatgaaagagaacatggagatgaaggagagagaaaacgtggagatgaggagagagagagaacgtggagatggagagagagaacgtggagatgaaaagagagagaacatggagatgaaagagaacgtggagatgaaggagagagaaCGTGGAGATGAAGGAGATCAAGAACGtggagatgaaggagagagaaTATGGAGATAAAGGAGAGCGAGAACGTGGAGATGAAGGAGAGCGAGAACGtggagatgaaggagagagagtacgtggagatgaaggagagagaaCGTGGAGATGAAGGAGAGCGAGAACGtggagatgaaggagagagagtacgtggagatgaaggagagagaaCGTGGAGATGAAGGCGAGCAAGAACGtggagatgaaggagagagagtaCGTGGAGATGAAGGAGAGACATGAAGGaccagagaaaaagaaaagaagagcaaaattaaagggaaaaaacaccTGTGATGTCGCAGGGATGATGGAGGTCTCAGATGGGATTGGTGAGATTGGGATCACAGGGATTATGGAGGAGGGAGGCGGGGCAGAGTCAGCCTGCTGAACAATAGCATGGtgaggggtcaaaggtcaggtcgGTGTGGATCCCCAGGCTGCGTTCACTGTGACCTGTCATGTGTCCGTTTGTTTTGATCATGCTTAGGTGTCAGCGGGGCGGAGtctgaggttgtgtgtgtgtgtgtgaaatcctcagtcttcacatctttatctcactgttagactggAAACCgctcattctcccacaccaaagtccatagagaaaatcagtgattttagctgctggtcctctactgcctcgtgtggtcactttgtgtcactaaggtaAATTGTAATGAAGAATTTAAAAAGCCGAAGCGACAACATAAGGCATTAGAacctagtgatggaggcagcagtggatcaacaactcctgtgtgtgtgatgttaaaatcactgatttgtgggagagtgagcagtttgtCATAGATTAGACTCTCTGGAgcagtttaaaacaaatatggaGAGGTGAAGTGAAACACACCAGAGATCCATGTCGTCAGCTCACTGTTTAGACCCAAGCTGACACATGAAACCACAACGGAGCAGGAAGTGCTTCATCgttagagcagcagcagcagaacccGGAccacatggaaaacaaacagctgCTAAAATTAGCCTCTGCACATTGACCACATTGATCAGGCAGCTGCACACGTGGAGCGACGCTTGTTGATCCACCATGGTCAAAAGCTTcatttcacccaaaacaacaaaacatgtttgaaacaCAAACTGAGGGGCGGGAGTGAGCGCTTGTGTTTGTAGGGATCTTTGAGTGGAAAAGAGCAGAACATCCACAcaagttaaagggatagttcaagtTTTTTATGAAGTGTGattgcacagacacacactgtgctgtgagctccccctgctgctgagacacagaggtgaCAATATGGCTGCAATCAGAGACTTTATAAATTCTACTGTGAATTAGCCGTTAAGAGCTAACTCTCTTAACAGCTACTAACATGTAATTATTAGCATCACTTTGACAAAGCTAACTAACGCAATATTCAGCTACTGTTAGCACAGAACTTAGTCCAAACAGGGAACATGACTCATGATGTTACAGTGTATAATCAAAGATTTACAGCCTTTCACTGGGAAGAGTGTGTCCTCTGGTGGTGAGGTGAGACACTCACACCACCTTCCTCTGTGTTCAGACACTAAATAACAGAAAAGTATTGGTGATACGTTCCAACATCAGTGAAACACCTGGAAACAACAGTCGCAAACACCTGGAAACAACAGTCACAAACACCTGGAAACAACAatcacagacacaggaaacaacagTCGCAAACACCAGGAAATAAACAGTCACAAACACCTGCAACCACCTGGAAACAAcaatcacagacacaggcaACAACAGTTGCAACCACCTGGAAACAACAGTCGCAAACACATGGAAACAACAGTCGCAAAAACCTGgaaacaacagtcacagacacaggaaacaaaagTCGCAAACACATGGAAACAACAGTCGCAAACACCTGGAAACAACAGTAACAAACATGTGgaaacaacagtcacagacacaagaaacaacagacactggaaacaacagacacaggaaacaacagTCATAGACAGAGGAAACAACAGTCGtaaacacaggaaacaacaatcagacacaggaaacagtcgtaaacacatggaaacaacagtcacagacacaggaaacaacagCCGCAAACACCTGGAAACAACAGTCgcagacacaggaaacaacagacaccagaaacaacAGTCGtaaacacaggaaacaacagtcacagacacaggaaacaacagTTACAAACACCTGGaaacatctgcaaacaacaaTCACGGACACAGGAAACAACAGCCGCAAACACCTGGAAACAACAGTTGCAAACAACAGTtgcagacacaggaaacaacatACACCAgaaacaacagtcacagacCCAGGAAACAACAGTCGtaaacacaggaaacaacagtcacagacacaagaaatAACAGTCGTaaacaacagtcacagacacaggaaacaacagccgcaaacacatggaaacaacagtcacagacacaggaaacaacagTCGCAAACACCAGATACCCGAATCAGAAACATTTTCTCAGGGTGACCACGTCTGACCTTCACTAACTCTGAAAACTCTTGGACAGAGTCAGAGCTTTTATCACAAAGTGTCTCCAGGCGTCCACCAGAACCACCAGAACCACCAGTACCTGACTGAAGGTGGAGGGAACCCGGGGGATGTGCAGCCTGCTGCTGTGTCCACCACTGCTGAAGACCTTGGCCGTGCTCCTGGTCGGGCTTTTCTTCACACTGTCTCGCAGGTTCAGGAATCGACTACGAGCTCGGCAGGAGGCAGTGAAAGTGGACACAGAGGCCTGAACCTGAGGTGGGTTCTGTAGGTCGACGTCGAACCGCGTCAGCTTCTTCTCGCCGCCGTTCGTGGCCTTGGAGACGAGCTCCTGCCACGGGTGATGTGTGGTCATGACTGACAGTCGAGTTCTTCAGATGGACTCGATCAGCAGCTGATCCAAACTGTTACTGTTAGCTCCACCCACCCACGCCACCAAACACTCCCCTTCCTCTctccatgtctctgtgtctctcgccCTGGTCGTCTCTCGTTGCTGTGCCGATTACTCTGCTTCACTGAGCGTGGCACATGTCAGCACCAGACTCTGCTGGCTGCATGAATAATCAATGTCGCCCCCCCAGTGTGAGGCAGAGCAGCTGCAGGTCAGTGTCAGCTGACACTACCAGAGATGTGGGGTCCTGGTGCATCCTCTGGTGGGCGGAGCTTTAATCACTTTTTGAGGTGTGGATGTGTGAGGCACTGGCTGTGAGCACCCCCTggtgctgagaaccagcctgacacactgaggctcactgtgagactgaagtgtgtaaaccacacacacacacacacacacacacacacacacacacacacacacacacacacacacacacacacacactgcctccatcaataagttctaatgtctgatttagtctcttcagtgtttgaaatcctttgttccgattgacctcagtgacacacagtgaccacacgaggcagcagaggagcagcagctgcaatcactgattttctctctggactttggtgtgggagagtgagtgtgtcagGCTGGTTCTGCTCTGAACTATGTGTCCACACCTCATGCGGCCGCACTGGACGGTCACGTGACTAAAAAGCGCCCCTGCAGGAGTTGTGCAGTACTGATAAAGCCCTGGTGAAGCTGACCATGTGACCACCAAGCTGAAGCCAGAAGACCACTTCCTCTTTGAGTCGCACATGTTCCTCGTCACGTATGTTAGTGTGTGGCTCTGAGGCAGAGCTGCGTGTCAGGAGCCGGGAGGTTGCTAGGCAACACTGAAAGGGAAGGCATGTGTGCTACTGCAGGGGTTCCTTCACGTCTGCCCAGaacatgatgctgctgctgtttatgcAGGTgaatctc encodes:
- the LOC131463484 gene encoding discs large homolog 1-like protein isoform X2; translated protein: MPVRRKDAQRALLLLEEYRTKLNHTEDRQLRISLQRVIDIFQSNLFQALIDIQEFYEVSLLDSQRWVESPKGADPTVPVNLWDFSSLQSTTVTSDLSTSIEDCPLLNEILHTLAQVGRSPGQHAHKYQHHDEDSSLQDQSSPQLTEEGGAGPELVQVAEKNLSQVENVHGYVSHAHISPMKVASLECVFDGSSTLGQQHPELPSPTSPTSPTSSTFHLHGEDNHFLSCSSNPFPLIQQADSAPPPSSIIPVIPISPIPSETSIIPATSQANPAPLVVNSDSLDTPPYVNGTEADYEYEEITLERGNSGLGFSIAGGTDNPHIGEDPSIFITKVIAGGAAAQDARLRVNDVILRVNEVDVRDVTHSRAVEALKEAGSLVRLYVRRRKPVSEKVMEIKLVKGPKGLGFSIAGGVGNQHIPGDNSIYVTKIIEGGAAHKDGRLQIGDKLLAVNSACLEEVSHEHAVTALKNTPDVVYLKVAKPNSVFMNESFAPPDLTNSYSQHMENHISPPPFLGQPLPPPAPSGRYSPTPKSMLGDDDVTREPRKVVLHRGATGLGFNIVGGEDGEGIFISFILAGGPADLCGELRKGDRLVSVNGVDLRSATHEQAAAALKNAGQTVTIIAHYRPEDYSRFEAKIHDLREQMMNSSISSGSGSLRTSQKRSLYVRALFDYDKTRDSGLPSQGLNFKFGDILHVVNASDDEWWQARQLTAQGEVEEVGVIPSKRRVEKKERARLKTVKFNAKSGERGDNSDDVLSRAHKHLTSNASDSESSYRGQEEYVLSYEPVVQQEVNYTRPVIILGPMKDRINDDLISEFPDKFGSCVPHTTRPKRDYEVDGRDYHFVVSREQMEKDIQDHKFIEAGQYNNHLYGTSVQSVREVAEKGKHCILDVSGNAIKRLQLAQLHPIAVFIKPKSVENIMDMNKRLTDEQSRKTFDRATKLEQEFTEHFTAVVQGDTLEDIYDQVKQIIEEQSGPFIWVQSKEKL
- the LOC131463484 gene encoding discs large homolog 1-like protein isoform X1, coding for MPVRRKDAQRALLLLEEYRTKLNHTEDRQLRISLQRVIDIFQSNLFQALIDIQEFYEVSLLDSQRWVESPKGADPTVPVNLWDFSSLQSTTVTSDLSTSIEDCPLLNEILHTLAQVGRSPGQHAHKYQHHDEDSSLQDQSSPQLTEEGGAGPELVQVAEKNLSQVENVHGYVSHAHISPMKVASLECVFDGSSTLGQQHPELPSPTSPTSPTSSTFHLHGEDNHFLSCSSNPFPLIQQADSAPPPSSIIPVIPISPIPSETSIIPATSQANPAPLVVNSDSLDTPPYVNGTEADYEYEEITLERGNSGLGFSIAGGTDNPHIGEDPSIFITKVIAGGAAAQDARLRVNDVILRVNEVDVRDVTHSRAVEALKEAGSLVRLYVRRRKPVSEKVMEIKLVKGPKGLGFSIAGGVGNQHIPGDNSIYVTKIIEGGAAHKDGRLQIGDKLLAVNSACLEEVSHEHAVTALKNTPDVVYLKVAKPNSVFMNESFAPPDLTNSYSQHMENHISPPPFLGQPLPPPAPSGRYSPTPKSMLGDDDVTREPRKVVLHRGATGLGFNIVGGEDGEGIFISFILAGGPADLCGELRKGDRLVSVNGVDLRSATHEQAAAALKNAGQTVTIIAHYRPEDYSRFEAKIHDLREQMMNSSISSGSGSLRTSQKRSLYVRALFDYDKTRDSGLPSQGLNFKFGDILHVVNASDDEWWQARQLTAQGEVEEVGVIPSKRRVEKKERARLKTVKFNAKSGERGQSLNDKRKKNLFSRKFPFYKSKETNKQETSDVDQHLTSNASDSESSYRGQEEYVLSYEPVVQQEVNYTRPVIILGPMKDRINDDLISEFPDKFGSCVPHTTRPKRDYEVDGRDYHFVVSREQMEKDIQDHKFIEAGQYNNHLYGTSVQSVREVAEKGKHCILDVSGNAIKRLQLAQLHPIAVFIKPKSVENIMDMNKRLTDEQSRKTFDRATKLEQEFTEHFTAVVQGDTLEDIYDQVKQIIEEQSGPFIWVQSKEKL
- the LOC131463484 gene encoding disks large homolog 1-like isoform X3 — its product is MPVRRKDAQRALLLLEEYRTKLNHTEDRQLRISLQRVIDIFQSNLFQALIDIQEFYEVSLLDSQRWVESPKGADPTVPVNLWDFSSLQSTTVTSDLSTSIEKYQHHDEDSSLQDQSSPQLTEEGGAGPELVQVAEKNLSQVENVHGYVSHAHISPMKQADSAPPPSSIIPVIPISPIPSETSIIPATSQANPAPLVVNSDSLDTPPYVNGTEADYEYEEITLERGNSGLGFSIAGGTDNPHIGEDPSIFITKVIAGGAAAQDARLRVNDVILRVNEVDVRDVTHSRAVEALKEAGSLVRLYVRRRKPVSEKVMEIKLVKGPKGLGFSIAGGVGNQHIPGDNSIYVTKIIEGGAAHKDGRLQIGDKLLAVNSACLEEVSHEHAVTALKNTPDVVYLKVAKPNSVFMNESFAPPDLTNSYSQHMENHISPPPFLGQPLPPPAPSGRYSPTPKSMLGDDDVTREPRKVVLHRGATGLGFNIVGGEDGEGIFISFILAGGPADLCGELRKGDRLVSVNGVDLRSATHEQAAAALKNAGQTVTIIAHYRPEDYSRFEAKIHDLREQMMNSSISSGSGSLRTSQKRSLYVRALFDYDKTRDSGLPSQGLNFKFGDILHVVNASDDEWWQARQLTAQGEVEEVGVIPSKRRVEKKERARLKTVKFNAKSGERGQSLNDKRKKNLFSRKFPFYKSKETNKQETSDVDQHLTSNASDSESSYRGQEEYVLSYEPVVQQEVNYTRPVIILGPMKDRINDDLISEFPDKFGSCVPHTTRPKRDYEVDGRDYHFVVSREQMEKDIQDHKFIEAGQYNNHLYGTSVQSVREVAEKGKHCILDVSGNAIKRLQLAQLHPIAVFIKPKSVENIMDMNKRLTDEQSRKTFDRATKLEQEFTEHFTAVVQGDTLEDIYDQVKQIIEEQSGPFIWVQSKEKL